A section of the Mycolicibacterium anyangense genome encodes:
- a CDS encoding bifunctional FO biosynthesis protein CofGH — translation MALNPQHPSPLPTPVVPPRTDTPSPAAIRRVLRRARDGVTLNVDEAAIAMTARGEDLADLCASAARVRDAGLESAGRRGPGGGLPVSYSRKVFIPVTHLCRDTCHYCTFVTVPGKLRAEGRGMYLEPDEILAIARNGAELGCKEALFTLGDRPEARWPEARQWLDERGYDSTLDYVRAMSIRVLEETGLLPHLNPGVMSWTELSRLKPVAPSMGMMLETTSRRLFETKGLAHYGSPDKDPEVRLRTLTDAGRLSIPFTTGLLVGIGENLTERAETLHAIRRLHKEFGHIQEVIVQNFRAKDHTAMAAAPDAEFDDFVATVAVSRLVLGPGMRIQAPPNLVSRAECLALLGAGVDDWGGVSPLTPDHVNPERPWPALDELAEVTAEGGFELVQRLTAQPRYVQGGAAWIDPRVAAHVAALADPATGFARDVNPSGRPWQEPDETTESLGRTDLHTAIDSEGRRTETRSDLGSAFGDWESIRAQVGELAARAPERIDTDVAAALRAAERNPGGCTDDEYLALATADGPALDAVAALADSLRRDVVGDDVTYVVNRNINFTNICYTGCRFCAFAQRKGDADAFSLSTQEVADRAWEAHVAGATEVCMQGGIDPELPVTGYADLVRAVKARVPSMHVHAFSPMEIANGVTKAGLSVRDWLTGLREAGLDSIPGTAAEILDDEVRWVLTKGKLPTSLWIEIVTTAHEVGLRSSSTMMYGHVDTPRHWVGHLNVLRGIQDRTGGFTEFVPLPFVHQSSPLYLAGASRPGPTHRDNRAVHALARIMLHGRISQIQTSWVKLGVERTQVMLNGGANDLGGTLMEETISRMAGSEHGSAKTIAELTAIAEGIGRPARQRTTTYSTRAA, via the coding sequence GTGGCCCTGAACCCGCAGCATCCCAGTCCGCTGCCCACCCCCGTGGTTCCTCCGCGGACTGATACTCCTTCTCCCGCCGCGATCAGACGTGTGCTCCGGCGTGCCCGCGACGGGGTAACCCTCAATGTCGACGAGGCCGCGATCGCGATGACGGCGCGCGGCGAGGACCTGGCCGACCTGTGCGCCAGCGCCGCCCGGGTTCGCGACGCCGGGCTGGAGTCGGCGGGTCGGCGCGGCCCCGGTGGCGGCCTTCCGGTCAGCTACTCGCGCAAGGTCTTCATCCCGGTGACGCACCTGTGCCGGGACACCTGCCACTACTGCACGTTCGTGACGGTGCCCGGCAAGTTGCGCGCCGAGGGTCGTGGGATGTATCTCGAGCCCGACGAGATCCTGGCAATCGCCCGTAACGGGGCCGAACTGGGTTGTAAGGAAGCGTTGTTCACCCTCGGTGACCGCCCGGAGGCGCGGTGGCCGGAGGCGCGCCAGTGGCTCGACGAGCGTGGTTACGACTCGACGCTGGACTACGTGCGGGCCATGTCGATCCGGGTGCTCGAAGAAACCGGACTGCTCCCGCACCTGAACCCCGGGGTGATGAGTTGGACGGAGCTCTCCCGGCTCAAGCCCGTCGCGCCGTCCATGGGCATGATGTTGGAGACCACGTCGCGGCGTCTGTTCGAGACCAAGGGGCTGGCGCACTACGGCAGCCCGGACAAGGATCCGGAGGTCCGGCTGCGGACGCTGACCGATGCGGGTCGGCTGTCCATCCCGTTCACCACCGGACTGCTGGTCGGGATCGGGGAGAACCTGACCGAGCGGGCCGAGACGCTGCACGCGATCCGGCGGCTGCACAAGGAGTTCGGGCACATCCAGGAAGTCATCGTGCAGAACTTCCGGGCCAAGGACCACACCGCGATGGCCGCCGCGCCGGACGCCGAGTTCGACGACTTCGTGGCCACGGTCGCGGTCAGCCGGCTGGTGCTCGGTCCCGGCATGCGCATCCAGGCGCCGCCGAACCTGGTGTCGCGCGCCGAGTGTCTGGCGCTGCTGGGCGCCGGTGTCGACGACTGGGGCGGCGTGTCGCCGCTGACCCCAGACCACGTGAATCCCGAGCGGCCATGGCCGGCGCTGGACGAGCTGGCCGAGGTCACCGCCGAGGGCGGTTTCGAGTTGGTGCAGCGGCTCACCGCCCAGCCGCGCTACGTCCAGGGCGGTGCGGCCTGGATCGACCCGCGGGTGGCCGCACATGTCGCGGCCCTGGCCGACCCGGCGACCGGCTTCGCCCGCGACGTCAATCCGAGCGGACGGCCGTGGCAGGAGCCCGACGAGACCACCGAGTCGCTGGGGCGCACCGATCTGCACACCGCCATCGACAGCGAGGGTCGACGCACCGAGACCCGCAGCGATCTGGGCAGCGCCTTCGGCGACTGGGAATCGATCCGCGCTCAGGTCGGGGAACTGGCCGCCCGCGCCCCGGAACGCATCGACACCGACGTGGCCGCCGCCCTGCGCGCCGCCGAACGCAACCCGGGCGGCTGCACCGACGACGAATATCTCGCGCTGGCCACCGCTGACGGTCCTGCTCTGGATGCCGTTGCAGCACTGGCGGATTCGCTTCGCCGCGACGTCGTGGGCGACGATGTGACCTACGTGGTGAACCGCAACATCAACTTCACCAACATCTGCTACACCGGCTGCCGGTTCTGCGCGTTCGCCCAGCGCAAGGGGGACGCGGACGCGTTCTCGCTGTCCACCCAGGAAGTGGCCGACCGGGCGTGGGAAGCCCACGTCGCCGGTGCCACCGAGGTGTGCATGCAGGGCGGTATCGATCCCGAGCTGCCGGTCACCGGTTACGCGGACCTGGTCCGCGCGGTCAAGGCGCGGGTGCCCTCGATGCATGTGCACGCGTTCTCGCCGATGGAGATCGCCAACGGAGTCACCAAGGCGGGCTTGAGCGTTCGCGACTGGCTGACCGGACTGCGGGAGGCCGGCCTGGACTCCATCCCCGGTACCGCCGCCGAGATCCTCGACGACGAGGTGCGCTGGGTGCTGACCAAGGGCAAGCTGCCCACCTCGCTGTGGATCGAGATCGTCACCACCGCGCACGAGGTGGGACTACGGTCGAGCTCGACGATGATGTACGGCCACGTCGACACCCCACGGCATTGGGTGGGGCACCTCAATGTGCTGCGCGGTATCCAGGACCGCACCGGGGGCTTCACCGAGTTCGTGCCGCTGCCGTTCGTCCACCAGTCCTCGCCGCTGTACCTGGCCGGGGCATCCCGGCCGGGGCCGACCCACCGGGACAACCGTGCGGTGCATGCACTGGCCCGAATCATGTTGCACGGCAGGATCTCCCAGATCCAGACCAGCTGGGTCAAACTGGGCGTCGAGCGCACCCAGGTCATGCTCAACGGGGGCGCCAACGATCTGGGTGGCACCTTGATGGAGGAGACCATCTCCCGGATGGCCGGCTCCGAGCACGGCTCGGCCAAGACCATCGCCGAGCTGACCGCGATCGCCGAAGGCATCGGGCGCCCGGCGCGGCAGCGCACCACGACGTACAGCACGCGTGCTGCCTGA
- the mshB gene encoding N-acetyl-1-D-myo-inositol-2-amino-2-deoxy-alpha-D-glucopyranoside deacetylase, giving the protein MQETPRLLFVHAHPDDETINNGVTIARYAAQGADVTVVTCTLGEEGEIIDDRWLRLAVDESDQLGGYRIGELTAALGKLGLPGPRFLGGAGRWRDSGMPGTPPRRHGRFVDADVDEAVGELVAVIDELRPHVVVTYDPNGGYGHPDHIQAHRITTAAVAAAGWQVPKFYWTVMSARAFRAGVDALGDSDALADWIWPPAELEFGFPDDDVTAVIEAPEHVAAKVAAIAEHATQMLVGPTGRAFTLSNKMVLPVLAAEHYVLVRGEPGPTDERGRETDLLAGLT; this is encoded by the coding sequence TTGCAGGAGACTCCGCGGCTGCTGTTCGTGCATGCCCACCCCGATGACGAGACGATCAACAACGGGGTGACCATCGCCCGCTATGCCGCCCAGGGCGCCGACGTCACCGTCGTCACCTGCACGTTGGGTGAAGAGGGCGAGATCATCGACGATCGGTGGTTGCGGTTGGCGGTGGATGAGTCCGACCAGCTCGGCGGCTACCGGATCGGCGAACTCACCGCTGCGCTGGGCAAGCTCGGGCTACCTGGTCCCCGCTTCCTGGGCGGTGCCGGCCGCTGGCGTGATTCGGGGATGCCCGGGACCCCGCCGCGCCGGCACGGACGGTTTGTCGACGCCGACGTCGACGAGGCCGTCGGCGAGCTCGTGGCGGTCATCGACGAGCTGCGCCCGCACGTCGTCGTCACCTACGACCCCAACGGAGGCTACGGCCACCCCGACCACATCCAGGCGCACCGCATCACCACCGCGGCGGTGGCAGCCGCCGGGTGGCAGGTGCCCAAGTTCTACTGGACTGTGATGAGCGCCAGGGCTTTTCGGGCCGGTGTCGACGCGCTGGGCGATTCGGATGCGCTGGCGGACTGGATCTGGCCGCCCGCCGAGCTGGAGTTCGGCTTTCCCGACGACGACGTCACCGCGGTCATCGAGGCCCCCGAGCACGTGGCTGCCAAGGTAGCCGCCATCGCCGAGCACGCCACCCAGATGCTCGTCGGACCGACCGGCCGGGCCTTCACGCTGTCCAACAAGATGGTGCTGCCGGTGCTGGCTGCCGAACACTACGTGCTGGTGCGTGGCGAGCCCGGCCCCACCGACGAGCGGGGCAGGGAGACCGACCTGCTGGCCGGGCTGACCTGA
- a CDS encoding chloride channel protein — protein sequence MNRRTLEFGCGVVLVGLLAGVAGAATTLLLHWIEHLTYHYSFGTLLDGVTGASPVRRVLGPMIGGALAGLGWWLLRRRARIPSLTTAILSHEPIPRLAMSLDAGLQVLLVGSGASLGREGAPRQLAAALGDLGTSRWALTPQDREILLGCAAGAGLAAVYSVPMGGALFAVQIVLRTWQLRAVGTALLTSALATAVAAPITHLQTPLSWPDPDLSYLLTAFAILLAPLAVAVGRGFNRLMAYARGHAVGDSWVLIPAIATAGLLVGLCSRQWPELPGNGKSVLAISVSSSLTLTSALALVILKPLLTAVFLRAGAVGGMLTPALATGAALGSVVALALNTWTPLHVSVPAVALACAAGVLAITQGAPLWAALFVWELARPPLWLLIVFLAAATAAHLLNQQMRGATASE from the coding sequence GTGAACCGGCGCACCCTCGAGTTCGGCTGCGGGGTTGTCCTCGTCGGCCTGCTGGCCGGGGTCGCGGGCGCCGCCACAACGCTGCTGCTGCACTGGATCGAGCACCTCACCTACCACTACAGTTTCGGCACGCTGCTGGATGGTGTGACCGGGGCCAGCCCGGTCCGGCGGGTGCTCGGACCGATGATCGGCGGGGCGCTGGCCGGCCTGGGCTGGTGGCTGCTGCGCCGACGGGCCCGAATCCCGTCGCTGACGACGGCGATCCTCAGTCACGAGCCGATCCCCCGGTTGGCGATGTCACTGGACGCCGGGCTGCAGGTACTGCTCGTCGGCAGCGGCGCCTCACTGGGCCGCGAGGGCGCCCCCCGCCAATTAGCCGCTGCCCTGGGCGATCTGGGCACCTCGCGCTGGGCCCTGACGCCGCAGGATCGGGAGATCCTGCTGGGTTGCGCGGCGGGGGCCGGCCTGGCCGCGGTCTACAGCGTGCCGATGGGCGGTGCGCTGTTCGCCGTGCAGATCGTGCTGCGTACCTGGCAGCTGCGGGCGGTCGGCACGGCACTGCTCACCTCGGCACTGGCCACCGCGGTGGCCGCACCCATCACACACCTGCAGACACCGCTGTCCTGGCCCGATCCGGACCTGTCCTACCTGCTGACCGCATTCGCCATCCTGCTGGCCCCACTGGCCGTGGCGGTCGGGCGGGGCTTCAACCGGCTGATGGCCTACGCCCGCGGCCATGCGGTCGGCGACTCGTGGGTGCTGATCCCGGCCATCGCCACCGCGGGCCTGCTCGTGGGTCTGTGTTCGCGGCAGTGGCCAGAACTTCCGGGCAACGGCAAGAGCGTGCTGGCCATCAGCGTGAGTAGCAGCCTGACCCTCACCTCTGCGCTGGCCCTCGTCATCCTCAAACCCCTGCTGACGGCGGTCTTCCTGCGCGCAGGCGCCGTGGGCGGCATGCTCACCCCGGCACTGGCCACCGGAGCCGCGCTGGGATCGGTGGTGGCACTGGCACTCAACACCTGGACGCCGCTGCACGTCAGCGTGCCCGCCGTCGCACTGGCGTGCGCTGCCGGCGTGCTGGCGATCACCCAGGGGGCACCCTTGTGGGCAGCGTTGTTCGTCTGGGAGCTGGCCCGCCCGCCGTTGTGGCTATTGATCGTCTTCCTGGCCGCAGCGACCGCCGCGCACCTGCTGAACCAGCAGATGCGCGGCGCAACGGCGAGCGAGTAG
- a CDS encoding class I SAM-dependent methyltransferase yields the protein MDSQPLKVIQTPLLHAAMARRLHRRSTVNGEITLPAVPGLIDEYVAMCAKIFGAVGRPFTEDQLGHLRSVLEGQLTEAYRASPRSNIVITYNAPVGTVLNYHVNGQWFTVEGAYENWVATRQPPLFGSEPDARVSTLAGEATDPAEFPILDLGAGTGRNALALARRGHPVDAVEMTSSFAQAIRADAERESLPVNVIERDIFATIDDLRQDYRLIVLSEVVSDFRSADQLRAVFELASRCLAPGGRLVFNAFVAHRDYLPDAAAVQMAQQCYSTLFTQPDMAAALAGFPLTLVSDVGVYDYERANLPDGAWPPTGWYPEWVSGQDVFDVAREDRPIEMRWLVYELPNRIAV from the coding sequence GTGGACTCTCAACCGCTCAAAGTCATTCAGACGCCATTGCTTCATGCGGCGATGGCACGCCGTTTGCATCGGCGTTCGACCGTCAACGGTGAGATCACCCTGCCTGCCGTCCCCGGACTCATCGACGAGTATGTCGCAATGTGCGCCAAGATCTTTGGCGCCGTGGGCCGACCGTTCACCGAAGACCAGCTGGGCCATCTGCGCTCGGTACTCGAGGGGCAATTGACCGAGGCCTACCGCGCCTCGCCCCGGTCGAACATCGTGATCACCTACAACGCACCCGTCGGCACGGTGCTCAACTATCACGTCAACGGGCAGTGGTTCACCGTCGAGGGCGCCTACGAGAACTGGGTCGCCACCCGCCAGCCTCCCCTGTTCGGCTCCGAGCCCGATGCGCGAGTGTCGACATTGGCCGGCGAGGCAACCGATCCCGCCGAGTTCCCGATACTCGACCTCGGCGCCGGCACCGGCCGTAATGCACTGGCCCTGGCGCGGCGTGGACACCCCGTCGACGCCGTCGAGATGACCTCATCGTTCGCTCAGGCCATCCGGGCCGACGCCGAGCGAGAGTCATTGCCGGTCAACGTCATCGAACGCGACATCTTCGCAACCATCGACGATCTGCGCCAGGACTACCGGTTGATCGTGCTCTCCGAGGTGGTGTCGGACTTCCGGTCGGCCGACCAGCTGAGGGCAGTCTTCGAACTGGCATCGCGCTGCCTGGCACCTGGTGGCCGACTGGTGTTCAACGCGTTTGTCGCCCACCGGGATTACCTTCCCGATGCCGCCGCGGTCCAGATGGCCCAACAGTGCTACAGCACCCTGTTCACCCAACCGGACATGGCCGCCGCGCTGGCCGGCTTCCCGCTGACCCTGGTGTCCGACGTCGGAGTCTACGACTACGAGCGGGCCAATCTGCCCGACGGCGCCTGGCCACCCACCGGGTGGTACCCGGAATGGGTCAGCGGGCAGGACGTTTTCGACGTCGCCCGGGAAGACCGGCCCATCGAAATGCGCTGGCTGGTTTACGAGTTACCCAACCGCATCGCGGTCTAG
- the purU gene encoding formyltetrahydrofolate deformylase yields MSTLEYPHGPDALAAKDVGRLLLRCADRPGLVAAVSAFLAGAGANIVSLDQHATAAAGGIFMQRTIFHLPGLAAARDALERDFTEQVAGPFDIDFRLTEASKPKRVAILASKEDHCLLDLLWRNRRGELDMSVVMVIANHPDLADQVRPFGVPFIHVPATKDIREEAERRQLDLLRGNVDLVVLARYMQIITPEFLTEVGCPLINIHHSFLPAFIGAAPYRRAKERGVKLVGATAHYVTDDLDEGPIIEQDVVRVDHRHGVEDLVRLGADVERAVLSRAVSWHCEDRIIRYGNQTVVF; encoded by the coding sequence ATGTCGACGCTCGAATACCCGCACGGACCGGACGCGCTGGCGGCCAAGGACGTGGGCCGCCTGCTGCTCCGCTGTGCCGACCGTCCCGGTCTGGTCGCGGCGGTCAGCGCATTCCTGGCCGGCGCAGGAGCCAACATCGTGTCGCTGGATCAGCACGCCACCGCCGCGGCCGGTGGAATATTCATGCAGCGGACCATCTTTCACCTGCCCGGTCTGGCCGCCGCCCGGGATGCGCTCGAACGTGACTTCACCGAGCAGGTCGCGGGGCCGTTCGACATCGACTTCCGGCTCACCGAGGCCAGCAAGCCCAAACGGGTGGCGATCCTGGCCTCCAAAGAAGACCACTGCCTGCTCGACCTGCTGTGGCGCAACCGCAGGGGTGAACTGGACATGTCGGTGGTGATGGTGATCGCCAACCATCCCGACCTGGCCGACCAGGTGCGGCCGTTCGGCGTTCCGTTCATCCACGTCCCGGCCACCAAGGACATCCGCGAAGAGGCCGAACGCCGTCAGCTCGACCTATTGCGCGGCAACGTCGACCTGGTGGTGCTGGCCCGCTACATGCAGATCATCACCCCGGAGTTCCTGACCGAGGTGGGCTGCCCGCTGATCAACATCCACCATTCGTTCCTGCCCGCCTTCATCGGCGCCGCGCCGTACCGGCGCGCCAAGGAGCGCGGCGTCAAACTCGTTGGGGCGACCGCCCACTACGTCACCGATGATCTGGACGAAGGGCCGATCATCGAGCAGGACGTGGTCCGGGTGGATCACCGGCACGGTGTGGAGGACCTGGTTCGGCTGGGTGCCGACGTCGAACGTGCGGTGCTGTCCCGTGCGGTGTCCTGGCATTGCGAGGACCGGATCATCCGCTACGGCAACCAGACCGTGGTGTTCTAG
- a CDS encoding ABC transporter family substrate-binding protein, translating to MRGVPRGPQRLQTVAALLSVLVTAACTVSPPPAPQSTETSQSPTPPPPKATQIIMGIDSIGAGFNPHLLSDQSPVNAAIAALVLPSSFRPVPDPSTPTGSRWEMDPTLLVSAEVTNQSPFTVTYKIRPEASWTDNAPIAADDFWYLWRQMVSQPGVVDPAGYDLITGVQSIDGGKTAVVTFSQPYPAWRELFNDLLPAHIVKDVPGGFPAGLARALPVTGGQFRVDNIDPQRDEILLARNDRFWGPPASPDQLLFRRAGAPAALADSIRNGDTQVAQVHGGAAAFAQLSAIPDVRTNRINTPRVMQLTLRAQEDKLADPHVRKAILGLLDVNLLAAVGAGSDNTVTLAQAQVRAPSDPGYVPTAPPALGRERALELLEQAGFQVDRTPTEAPVAPPPSAGSRTSSQPPGPPEITRGRISKDGETLALVIGVAANDPTSVAVANTAADQLRSVGIAATVLALDPPVLYSDALVNNRVDAIVGWHAAGGDLATLLASRYGCPALEATAVSTTPSAAPSPTSSPAPNPPPPPPTRGTTTASAPPPLPAPDSGTLVQAPSNLTGICDRGIQPSINAALDGSAEIGEVIDQVEPRLWNMSTVLPILQDATIVAAGPSVQNVSLTGAVPVGIVGDAGRWVKTAQ from the coding sequence CTGAGGGGCGTGCCGAGGGGACCGCAACGCCTGCAGACCGTGGCGGCCCTGCTGTCGGTGCTGGTCACCGCCGCGTGCACGGTGAGTCCGCCGCCGGCCCCGCAGAGCACGGAGACCTCGCAGAGCCCGACACCCCCACCGCCGAAGGCCACCCAGATCATCATGGGGATCGATTCGATCGGGGCCGGGTTCAACCCGCACCTGCTCTCCGACCAGTCGCCGGTCAACGCCGCCATCGCCGCGCTGGTGCTGCCCAGTTCGTTCCGCCCGGTGCCCGATCCGTCGACGCCGACGGGCTCGCGCTGGGAGATGGACCCGACGCTGCTGGTGTCGGCCGAGGTGACCAACCAGAGCCCGTTCACCGTCACCTACAAGATCCGGCCGGAAGCGTCGTGGACCGACAACGCCCCGATCGCCGCCGACGATTTCTGGTACCTGTGGCGGCAGATGGTCAGCCAGCCCGGTGTGGTCGACCCGGCCGGCTACGACCTGATCACCGGCGTGCAGTCCATTGACGGGGGCAAGACCGCGGTGGTGACGTTCTCCCAGCCCTACCCGGCCTGGCGTGAGTTGTTCAACGACCTGCTGCCCGCCCACATCGTCAAGGACGTCCCTGGTGGCTTCCCGGCCGGGCTGGCCCGCGCGCTGCCGGTGACCGGCGGCCAGTTCCGGGTCGACAACATCGACCCGCAGCGTGACGAGATCCTGCTGGCCCGCAACGACCGGTTCTGGGGGCCGCCCGCCTCGCCCGACCAGCTGCTGTTCCGGCGCGCCGGTGCGCCCGCCGCGCTGGCCGACTCGATCCGCAACGGTGACACCCAGGTGGCCCAGGTGCACGGCGGCGCAGCGGCTTTCGCCCAACTCTCGGCCATCCCGGATGTGCGCACCAACCGGATCAACACCCCGCGCGTCATGCAGCTGACGCTGCGCGCGCAGGAGGACAAGCTGGCCGATCCGCACGTCCGCAAGGCGATCCTGGGCCTGCTCGACGTCAACCTGCTCGCCGCGGTCGGGGCGGGCAGCGACAACACCGTCACGCTGGCCCAGGCCCAGGTGCGCGCCCCCAGCGACCCCGGGTACGTGCCCACCGCGCCGCCCGCGCTGGGGAGGGAACGGGCGCTGGAGTTGTTGGAGCAGGCTGGTTTTCAGGTCGACCGCACGCCCACCGAGGCACCGGTCGCGCCGCCGCCGTCGGCCGGTTCGCGGACCAGCTCGCAGCCGCCTGGTCCACCGGAGATCACCCGCGGGCGGATCAGCAAGGACGGGGAGACACTGGCGCTGGTGATCGGGGTGGCCGCCAACGACCCGACGTCGGTGGCGGTGGCCAACACCGCGGCCGACCAGTTGCGCAGCGTCGGCATCGCCGCGACCGTGCTGGCGCTCGACCCGCCGGTGCTGTATTCCGATGCCCTGGTGAACAACCGGGTGGATGCGATCGTCGGCTGGCACGCCGCCGGGGGTGATCTGGCGACGCTGCTGGCCTCGCGGTACGGCTGCCCGGCACTGGAGGCCACCGCGGTGTCCACCACGCCATCGGCTGCACCGTCGCCCACCTCGTCGCCCGCGCCGAATCCGCCGCCCCCGCCGCCGACGCGGGGTACCACCACCGCCTCGGCCCCGCCGCCGCTACCGGCGCCGGACAGCGGAACGCTGGTGCAGGCGCCGTCCAACCTCACCGGGATCTGCGACCGCGGCATTCAGCCCAGTATCAATGCGGCACTGGACGGTTCGGCCGAGATCGGCGAGGTCATCGACCAGGTCGAGCCGCGGTTGTGGAACATGTCGACGGTGCTGCCGATCCTGCAGGACGCGACGATCGTTGCGGCCGGCCCGAGCGTGCAGAACGTCAGCCTGACCGGAGCGGTCCCGGTCGGCATCGTCGGCGACGCGGGCCGCTGGGTCAAGACCGCCCAGTAG
- the typA gene encoding translational GTPase TypA — translation MNTQDFRNVAIVAHVDHGKTTLVDAMLRQSGALSHRGDDAIERLMDSGDLEKEKGITILAKNTAVHRHHPDGSMTVINVIDTPGHADFGGEVERGLSMVDGVLLLVDASEGPLPQTRFVLRKALAAHLPVILVVNKTDRPDARIAEVVSESHDLLLDVASDLDEEAQAAAEKALDLPTLYASGRAGIASTTEPANGQNPDGENLDPLFDVLLEHIPPPQGDPEAPLQALVTNLDASAFLGRLALIRIYKGRIRKGQQVAWMREVDGHPVITNAKITELLVTVGVERTATDEAVAGDIVAVAGIPDIMIGDTLADPEHAHALPRITVDEPAISVTIGTNSSPLAGKVSGHKLTARMVKSRLDSELVGNVSIKVVDIGRPDAWEVQGRGELALAVLVEQMRREGFELTVGKPQVVTQTVDGKIHEPFEAMTIDCPEEFVGAVTQLMAARKGRMEDMANHAAGWVRMDFIVPSRGLIGFRTDFLTLTRGTGIANAVFDGYRPWAGEIRARHTGSLVSDRSGTVTPFAMIQLADRGQFFVEPGDDTYEGQVVGINPRAEDLDINVTREKKLTNMRSSTADVMETLARPLELGLEQAMEFCAEDECVEVTPEIVRVRKVELDATMRARAKSRAKARG, via the coding sequence GTGAATACGCAGGACTTCCGCAATGTCGCCATCGTGGCGCACGTCGACCATGGCAAGACCACCCTCGTGGACGCCATGCTGCGGCAGTCCGGTGCACTGTCGCACCGCGGCGACGACGCCATCGAGCGGCTGATGGACTCCGGTGACCTGGAGAAGGAAAAGGGCATCACCATCCTGGCCAAGAACACCGCGGTGCACCGCCACCACCCGGACGGCTCGATGACCGTCATCAACGTCATCGACACCCCGGGCCACGCCGACTTCGGCGGTGAGGTGGAGCGCGGCCTGTCCATGGTGGACGGCGTGCTGCTGCTGGTCGACGCCTCCGAAGGCCCGCTGCCCCAGACCCGGTTCGTGCTGCGCAAGGCGCTCGCGGCACACCTTCCGGTGATCCTGGTGGTCAACAAGACCGACCGCCCCGACGCCCGGATCGCCGAGGTGGTCTCCGAAAGCCACGACCTGCTGCTCGACGTCGCCTCCGATCTCGACGAGGAAGCCCAGGCAGCCGCCGAGAAAGCCCTCGACCTGCCCACGCTGTACGCCTCGGGCCGGGCCGGCATCGCCAGCACCACCGAGCCGGCGAACGGCCAGAATCCCGACGGCGAGAACCTCGACCCGCTGTTCGACGTCCTGCTCGAGCACATCCCGCCGCCGCAGGGCGATCCGGAGGCACCGCTGCAGGCGCTGGTGACCAACCTCGACGCCTCGGCATTCCTGGGCCGGCTGGCCCTGATCCGGATCTACAAGGGCCGGATCCGCAAGGGCCAGCAGGTGGCCTGGATGCGCGAGGTCGACGGCCATCCGGTCATCACCAACGCCAAGATCACCGAGCTCCTGGTCACCGTCGGCGTCGAGCGCACCGCCACCGACGAGGCCGTCGCCGGTGACATCGTCGCGGTCGCCGGCATTCCCGACATCATGATCGGCGACACCCTGGCCGACCCGGAGCACGCGCACGCGCTGCCGCGCATCACCGTGGACGAGCCCGCCATCTCGGTGACCATCGGCACCAACAGCTCGCCGCTGGCCGGCAAGGTCTCCGGGCACAAGCTGACCGCCCGGATGGTCAAGTCGCGGCTGGACTCCGAACTGGTCGGCAACGTCTCGATCAAGGTCGTCGACATCGGCCGCCCCGACGCCTGGGAGGTGCAGGGCCGTGGTGAGCTCGCGTTGGCGGTGCTCGTCGAGCAGATGCGCCGCGAGGGCTTCGAGCTGACCGTCGGGAAGCCGCAGGTGGTCACCCAGACCGTCGACGGCAAGATCCACGAGCCGTTCGAGGCGATGACCATCGACTGTCCCGAGGAGTTCGTCGGCGCGGTCACCCAGCTGATGGCCGCCCGCAAGGGCCGGATGGAAGACATGGCCAACCACGCTGCCGGCTGGGTGCGGATGGACTTCATCGTCCCCAGCCGCGGCCTGATCGGCTTCCGCACCGACTTCCTCACGCTGACCCGCGGCACCGGCATCGCCAACGCGGTGTTCGACGGCTACCGGCCGTGGGCCGGCGAGATCCGGGCCCGGCATACCGGTTCGCTGGTGAGCGACCGCAGCGGCACGGTCACCCCGTTCGCGATGATCCAGCTGGCCGACCGCGGCCAGTTCTTCGTCGAACCCGGTGACGACACCTACGAGGGCCAGGTGGTGGGCATCAACCCGCGCGCGGAGGACCTCGACATCAACGTCACCCGCGAGAAGAAGCTCACCAACATGCGCTCCTCCACCGCCGACGTGATGGAGACGCTGGCCCGGCCGCTGGAACTGGGCCTGGAACAGGCCATGGAGTTCTGCGCCGAGGACGAGTGCGTCGAGGTGACCCCGGAGATCGTCCGGGTGCGCAAGGTCGAACTCGACGCGACGATGCGGGCGCGGGCCAAGTCGCGTGCCAAGGCCCGCGGCTGA